The Podarcis muralis chromosome 16, rPodMur119.hap1.1, whole genome shotgun sequence genomic interval aagactGTCTTGTTCTCCCAGACCCTTTAATGTATTTTATCTTTTAAGCTCTTTGAGGGTTTTCagtatatttccccccttttcctttttgtttttctttgtcctACCTAAAAGGTAGTGGAATAAGTAATGTGCATTGAATTTTTTGTCATATgagctttattgtatttttaatattttgttggaagctgcccagagtggctggggaaacccagccagatgggcggggtataaataataaatttattattattctgaaaaatataataatgatgatgatgatgatatatcaTCACtgatattattttaatatttaatatcgtTTAGTTTTTATAATAGAGTAAATTGGTCATTCTTAACTTTTGTATGCAAGTTGAATTAAGTTGATATGTAAATAGGACAGTCATTTGATTTAGGCTGAAATGGATTTTATGGCTGGAATTATTAATACACTAATGCTCCCCCCAaccctgcactttctgaaaccacGGTTTGAACATGGCTTGTTTTAAACTAACCATAGCTTATGTTAATCAGTTTGCCTGTTCTGACAAAATTACAAACTGTGGTGAACcaaaagcaaaagcttccaaactcctccttccAGCTGCGCAGAAAGAGAGGAGCAGGCTCATCAATGCAGGGCTAAACCATGTTTTAGCATTGTGTTAATCCTGCTTTAGGTGCAAGCATAGCACAGTTGGCTTTCTCTCATCTGCACATATTGCTCAAGAGCCTCTTTCTTGTAAGTTCTACCTGAAGGTTGAAATGAAGAGGGAGTAACTAATTCAGTATCCTGAGGAAGTTCATGGAGGTTGATGAGGGGACAGAGAACCCAGTCACCTCTGCTCCCAGTCTCCTGAGATTTTATGGAGATGGAAAGATGAGCAAAGAATGTCTAGCCCCTGTGTGTTCCCAGTGACCTACAGCTAGGGTGGCAGGGAAACATTCAGGAGCCCAAACTTATATATTCCCTGGGACTTGATTGTGTGTATATATGGTAGCAATGGTAAGGTTATTTAGAGTCCAATCTTCACACTATAAATGGAGAGTAATTCAGATCAGAGTTCCACAGAGTTCTCTTCTGTCCTCTGTGACTCGAGTGGGAAAGCACATGCAAGGCACTGAGAACCACAACTCTGTTCGGCAGCTTAAAGGAGTTTGCGAACACCACTAGAAAGgccctcctttccctttttgttcatATTTTACAACATACTGTCGCTGAACACAGGCATTATGGCTAGCAACTGTTGACAGACTCATCTCTTGTGAAATTAAACTACGGATGAAAGAAACTACTTCTGAGAGATAATAATATATGCACAGagtaagaaatttaaagacttaaCTTAAAAAACATGCACACAATTCAATTCCAAAAGTAATTTCCTTTGCATATATTAACTATTTGCCATCACAAATACACTGTGAAATTATATGTGTGTTTGCCAAAAAAATAAAGCCCACTGAGTTGAACATGGCTTACTCTCAAGAATAGGTGCCTAGGATTGCCACCAAAATTTCAAtattacagtgcaattctaaccATGTTAATTCCAATAGCCCCATTtaatttagtgggacttacttctgagttaacaCTCTTATGAATACACCTGGAGGCTGAAGTCCTACACCCACTTACTTGAGAATAAGTCCCATTCAACTCAGTGGAGCTGCCCTCAAAGTGAACTATACATAGGGATGGGATCAGCATGTTAAGGATTGCAGTGGTAACTTACAGACTTTAAGggcttttaaaaatcagtttgcaCTGGCATAACATGCAAAGCCCAGAGCTAAAACAGGATGGGTAAAAATTCTTGATGCCAGTCAAACAGGTACAGTTGGTTAGGAATACAAAACAAGTCTAATATGCTTACAAAGGCCCCTCAAGAGCATCTATTTCTCCTGATGCAACACTTTGTAATGTTTTCCCATTGCAAATTCAGTGCCAGGTGATTTTGATACGGAGAGTTACTGAGTTCTAGTTTTATTTAATGCTAGAAGGAAAGTTTTGTGTTGCATTATTTTATCATATCTGTCATTGTTTTTTGATTCCCAAATTTTGTTTTTAACACTATTTTATTTTTCGCTTCTCTGAGCCACCCAGAGAGACCGTTTGGGTGGGTGGCTTAATAAAatcaataatgataataatgtggataggccatttcccccaaatcctCCAAGTTGAGCTAGGGCCCAACAGGCACACACTGCAAGGGGGGCAGTGAACTGACCACTTGGCTAGGGCTTCCTTTGCACCAGAAGGGGAACGCAAGGTCCCTGTAACAAAGCCTTGAATATCTGTAAGTAGAGCAGCCCTCCCCTGCCTCCATTTTCCTCCATTCCCTGCTTCCCACATCCCTCTTATTTTCTACTACATTGTAAGCACCTCAGGGCAGAGACCCCCCATTCTCTCACATTTTGGGAAAGCACCATGGATGGCACTAGAGAGAAATAAGAGAAGACAAGGACTCCAGCAGCAATACAGGCAGTTAAGAGCAGGCTTAAGTGCCCCTGAGCACAGGCAGAGTGCATTTCCCTCACCACACAAGAAAGCAAATGCCAAACTTTAAACTTCAGGCAGTTTCCTAAtgctttgctgctgctcttcACAATCCTTGTCCTGAAGTGCGATCTCCCACCTTCACACCAGGGTACAACAGATCAACTTAGAATTAAAACTTTATAgggaggctgtgtacacactatacatttaaaagcagCTTTTAAGCTCATCCCAGGCCCTCGCACCACACAAGAAACCTGGGACCCTgtcgtttacccctcacagaactccaattcccagcacccttatcaaactacagttcccaggatttggggagtATATAcatgtactgggggggggggggttgtggtgttttttttttaccagcAAGCCGTATATAAATTAATTAACTAATAAAAATAAGCAAGTGGTGTGTACCGGGCCTGAGGAGTATTATCCAGCCTTTAATCATACTCAAGTCCATGCCTATGAATTTCAGCGGCTCTACTCCGAGTAGGGCGCAACCCTGAATATCGTTAATGACACATTGGTTTGTTTCACGTTTAGACTTGTTCTAAATTTTAAACTGTTTAATTTCTCGCCGAGATCCGCTGGGCCATAAATTTGAGGGCGACAAGAACCTGCACACCGCTTTGGCAATCCTTGTGCACACAAATTCCCCTGGAGGGAGACATAAAAAGGCGACTGCAGACCCCGCTGAAATAGGATGCCCCCCATTAACTCCAGTacgtctcctctgagtaggactgaggTGAGGGGTTGGGGAGACACCCCCCCCTCAGGGGTCCTCGGAGGCGGGAATCCGCCGCCTGGCCAAGGGCCACCCGCCACCTGCATGGCGAGGCACGGAGCACGCGCTGCGCCCCCTGCGCCTCACGCCCCGCTATGTCTGCCtgtctcccccccacctccctcacCCTCGAGGGCCAGCCCCTTCCTCCGAAACCATcccgcctccctctccctcacgcCTCGCCGCCGCTAGGACTGCCGCGCGGTACCTGCCGCTCGCCCTGGCGCACGCCACCCTCAGagcccctgccgccgccgccgccgccgccatcttggcCCTGCTGCTGCTCTCTCGTTCGGTGGAGGGAGAAGTCGCCCCGCCGCGCGGCTGCTCTCTGCTCGTTTGCCGCGCCGCCGGggctgagggaaggagggagggagcgagcgACTGGGCGGGCACAGCTGGAGAGCACGAGCCAGCGAGGCGGGCCTCGGGccggaggatgaggaggaggaggagccgccggTTCTCTGAGGCGCTGGGTTAGGTCGCAGCGCCTCAGCCGCCTCGCCTCAGCGGGGCTTGAGGGAAGCCCGGGAGCTTCTTGGGATTCCTCTCTCACGCAGgaaaaagcataataataataataatgatgccgCAAAACGTCTCCAAGGCGTCTCACGCGCACATTTGCAAACAGCCATCAATAAATCAATGCCAGATAGTTTATCCGGTTCTGGAGCGACTAGCATCAGGGCAGCCACGCCGCTGTTAACAGTGATGCGTTTGCTTTGTTGGAAAGTTACATTTCGGTTTATTCGTCTTCATTCTGCATAAGTTTTGGGGAGCTACTGTGTGGAACAATAATtcgtaataaaaaaaaataaaagtaaccatcaggttggggggggggaggcccccaCGCACATACAGAGAACAGCAATGATAATCCATATTCCCTTAAATGGCTAGGAGGTGAGATGCATAATGACAGAgcacagaaagggttcactactGTActgatccacaccatacatttaaagtacatggcttccccccaagtaATCCTGGGAGCTCTTGTTTGTTCATGGTGCTggtaattgtagttctgtgaggggtaaactcaatttcccaggattctttgggggaagccaggtgtGGATGTGGCAGGTGTTAATGCCAGCAGCAGGCAGGCCTCACTAGGGAGATCATTCCATTGAGCTTATACATCTCGCCTTATTTACATTTATTAAACAAAGCTTTATTTCAAGGAGCTCAGGTTAGCATAAGTGGTTCATCTCCACCCTCTCTTTATCCTCACAAGCCTGTAAGGTAGAAATGGTCAGAGGCAACGAGTAGCTCAGAGGCACAGTCAGCATCTGGCCAAGCATGGCTTCAACCTGGGCTACCCTGGTCATAGTACAACCATCTTCGTGGTGCAGTTGTCTAcacactgcataccctccaacatgccacagaggggaaaagggggaaTCTGTCTTTCGGGGTCTCACTTTGACACGAGTCAGGTGACTCGCATGGAAGCACAGCCCTCCAAAATGTGTTTTTGGGGAGGCTGCACTCAAAAACAGGACATCCAGGGATCAGTTGAGTGGTATGtacacagttacctgggagtaagtcacaaTAAATTCACTTCTGAATAAAGACAGGTCTCGCTATATAAACACAATGCATTCTCGGGAAGTCAGGCAAGCGTTTGCATAACGAGTCAACACTTTCCATTGCTTCCAAAATGATGGGCGAAACCAGGAAAACCCTCTGAAACTGCAAAAGGCAAACAAATGCTCTCTTTGTCCGATCTCTCCCCAtccatccctccctcctaccATGTGAATCTGCTGCTGTGgaacagcaaaacacaaaaaagtaaggctgcttatttgtttacagtaATGCATGCAAGTCTGGCTGTTTGGATATCCGAATCTGCGgtgcatattttttttggggTACAAATTCCTCATGTTTGGATCAGTGAATTTTTGTATAGTGAGTGTTTGGATAGCAggacttgtgtgtgtgtatttatataggattgcattgtaaatcaACTTTCCcaatctggtaccctccagatgttttgaacatcatcagctccagtcaaCATAGCTGCCCAGTGATGTCCCTGGGGCTTATGAGAGTTGTATTCTAAAACATCTAcaaagcaccaggttggcaaaagttcTAACCACTATACTACACCACACCAGCAGTCTTTCTGTCACACACTCTCAGGGAAGCTAACAGTAAAAACATCATAATATTAACAATAAGAAAAGTATTGCCTTAATTTAGATTTATTAATTACTTAGTTCAGATCTCATCTCTCCTATGAACTCAGGTGAACCACCTGCAATCCAGGAGGGGATGTGTGTATAGTGAGGATCCCTGAGTGCAGGCCTTTTTCCAACTGGCTTATGcaggcagggccctgactgactccagctacaaaagctgaggttgttgaacagactcttgggcagGGGTGTGGTTTCAGTTTTTGGTTGGGAGGGGATTGCTGCTGttggtttattgtatttttatttaagatCTCATTTATGTTCAGTTTCATGgtataatttttaatgttttattgtttatatctACTTTTATTATGTTGTAGCTATGTGTTTTTTCATATTGTAAGTGTCTTGAACTGTGGAAATGTGACATACAGATAaagttatgtatgtatgtatgtatgtatctggaGAATGCAGGTGAAGGACTCTGaacctttataaaaaaaactgAGTGACTGAGGGTGTGCAGGTGGGTAgatcacattctctctctctctctctttctcttttcactTGACACTTGAAAATCCTCAGAATGCTAGCTCAAATGGAGATTTAAGATTCAATTGCTTCTGTTGAGTGTGAAATGAGGTCTTTAAAGCCCAACACAGTGCTATCTATGACAGATTGCCAGTGTGAGAAGACTGAAAAATGTTATAACTCATCTATTCTCTCTATCTCGCAGACTCGCCAGGCCAACTCTTGACCAAGCCCTGCTAACACTTCCCATCTGTGCCTAAGAATGGGGCCCCTTTCCCCGCCCATCATCCTTACATCCagtggatgctgctgctgctgctctctctctcttttgttaatCCTCCCCCAAACCcgaaaataaatatttaaggcAGTGCCAAGACCCCTTGTTTGTTTCAGTCATAGCTCTGGAATCCCTGGTATGAGGCAAGGCAGAGGCTTCAGTGTGTGGAGGCAAACTGGATTTATGCTTTGCATCTTTGGCCATGAAGGCTGCGGCAGCCACTGTGTTCATCCTCCTGACCGCTCTTTCTCTCAGGTCTACAGGTAAGAGTGGCGGCACTGAGGGAGATGAAAAGCAGCCTCCACCCTGAACAATGCTAATTTGCTTTTAAGAGGCAAATGCCAGCAAGCTCCTCCACCATTACACTAGTcttctgctttatttttaatttaatttttaaaatgttatgtctTCTTGTTATTGGAATGCTGTGCCAACCACCAGCACCAGTGCTCctctcattatttattatttgtttggtaAGCGTTGGGGTGGGGAAGCCGTGTTGTTGGGAACGAAACTAGAAAGAGAGGGGTTCatggggttggagtccaacaacatctggagggagactggttccccatccttgttttgCAGCGTCCCTCTCCCTTACAGGCAATGTGTATCACCTGACTTGTTTCAAAATGTGGTACTCCTGCTTTCAGGTGGGGactcctgctcattctgccacGTGGGGCCTTGACTTCTTCCCCCAAAACCTGTCCTGATGCCTCTGCCATTCATCAATGATGCGCAGACTGCAtagcatgtttttgttttgtttttcaaataggGACCAGCCGTGTCTGCTCCTCAACTTTCTTCATTGCTTACCTTCAAGGTTCTCAGTTTCTACCCTATTCATAACATTGCCTGCTCTTTCTGTTCCTGCAGGGAAGAAGTTCCGATGGTGCACCCTTTCTGACCTGGAGCAGAGGAAGTGCTCAGAGCTATCTAAAGTGCTTCTGGCAGTGTTGCCTCCTGCCACGGTCAACGCCTTTGCCAGGGTTTCCTGCATCAGAGCTCACAACACTTACGACTGCATTGACAAGATCAGAGTGAGTACCCAGAAATTCCAGAGGTTTCTTCTACCTCCACAGTCGAAGCAGGCATCAGTGCTTTCGAatgcctggaaaccacaggaggggagagtgctgtttcgCTCACGCCCTTATTGTCAGCTTCCCTTTAGGACATCTGAtcagccactgagagaacagaatgGTGGGCTTGCTGGTTCTGATGTCTTTTGggcattttggactacaaatcccatgaggcccagccatcatggctgtaTGCTCCTGAGGCTTATTGGAGTTGCATTCCAAAGCAtcctgagggcaccaggttgttgaTGGTGGGAATCAAGGGTATGTGGGGTGATTGCCTTGGGTGCATTTTTCTGGCAGGCACAGTGCGCTGCTcacgctgcctcccccccccccccgagccagcCCGCCCTGCGCCAATCTGATCAGATCCCAGCCTCGCCAAGTGGCTTGGGGAGGGCAGCGTGAGGAGGGCGCAACAGCCATGTGCCCTTCGATTCCAGACCCTCAAGGGTGAGGCTGTGATTGAAGGGCAGATGGCACCCTTCTCATGCCACTCTCCCTGAGCCTCGCAAAGTGGCTCAGGGATGGTATTACTCCGGCAATTTCAGTGGCGAGGGCTGAGCTGGTGCACAGCGGACTCCGTTCGCTGCGCATGCCCCGGGCACCATACAAGCACGCTCCACCGCTGGTGAGAATGAAGAGTCGCACATTAATTGTGGGGTTAGCTGAGCACAGCATCTGTTCAGGGTGGAAGCGGTGTTGCCCCAGGCAAATTACTGCAATTATTGTGGCAGGTTTTCATGCTTAATATGCGAGAGATTACAGCCCATTTATTGCTACATACGTACTTATTAAATCCTAACCAGAGGAAATTCTGCCATGACTAGAGGCAGGATGTTAGCCAATAATCCCAGGAAGTGTTGGGAAAAGTCTGCCTGACTAGAATAACTTGTACTGAAGATATTCAGAAGCTTGTTTTAAATACTATTTCTCATTCTTAATTAGGTGAACAAAGCTGATGCTGTCTCCTTGGATGCTGGAGATGTGTATTCGGCTGTGAAGCTTTATGGCCTGAGTGTGGTGGCAAAGGAGATCTATATGGAAGGTCAGTGACCATACCCCCAGGGCTGGTGTCAGCACCCAGCAAATTGATTACAGCTTATAGAAATGTAAAGAGCCTGCCCAGCCAAGCCTTGAGTCCAGCACAATCCCTGGTGTACCTAGGTTGGCAATGGAGGTCAAGGGTCATGGAAGTGTTCCAAGCAGTGTGCTATGGAGGGAGGCCCGCTCCCTTGGCTCTGGGGTTTTACTATGGGATAGATGCTCCTCAGGGTCCACATGCCATCATTGGCATCAAAATGTCTGTCCATACCCTGCCCCCCAACTTAATCTGGGATCTAATCTTTCCAGCAGAAAATCAataatttacaaaacaaaactgatGCCAATAGCCCAACTGTAAATTAAACTGCCATCTGGAAGTACTGTAAAGATTTCTTTAACAGAACTGGCCCTGCTTTTTCCACACAGAGACATTGCTTTGATCTGTGATAAACTGAGAGCATATCAACATAACACAGACTTAACTGGCTCAaccagggtgccaacttgaataaaatatggggagggAGGTAAGGCAAGCCCCATCCTGCGTattcaatcacatgatgtggtgaacacaatcatttgaatggcaatgcccattagctTTGGGGTGGACAACCCCCCTCAGATGCTTTATTGGTGGGGCAAAGCCCcgtcggcccctaggagttggctcctctgGGCTCAACCATCATTCCTTCTCCCTAGGAAATCTTGAGAACACGAAGGAAGCCTTAGTGCAGTATAGCcgtttccaacctggtgcccttctgatgttgtggactacagctcccatcagccccagtcagcatgtctCTATGATGAAAGTTGtgatccaaaacaactggagggcatgcAGTTGAGGAAGGCTGTTCTGTTCACACAAAGATCTCTCAGTGTTCATTAACATGGTTCCTTCTGTACCTTTTTTATCACTAGGTAACTGTGTGTttgctgtagctgtggccagacGAGGAACGCTGGATATCCAAAGGCTAAAAGGGAGTCGCAGTTGCCACAATGGAGCCAGGTGGACCTCTGGTTGGAACATCCCTTTGGGCTTCCTTCTGGTTAGGAATGACCTCGTATGGGATGAAGACCAGCCCCTCAGCCACAGTGAGTGCACAGTGAAAGATCAGATGCATAGCCTTGTACCAAAGGTCTGCAACCGATTGGAATTTGAGGGGAAGGGCAATGTGCAAAGCACCTACCATAGGTCCCAAGTCCTTCTACTCGTATTGGGACCACTTCTGCCACATGACGTCCTCTTTAGTCCCACTGGTTTGAGCAGGAGAAATGCCAGAGCATGTTACTGAAACCAAAAGAGCACCAAACTGCTTAACTGTTTTAAGGCTGGACGATACCCAGGATGTTACGTGTCAAAGAAAAGCAAACTGCACCTGAGAATTTATCATGACATGCACAAAGTGTCCTCACAATGTATTCTCATACCCATCTGTGCCCACAAAACATAAACACGTGATGAGATCCTGAGACAGGTTCTCAGATCCTGTTTGGCCAGAGCTTTTTTTCAGGGAGAGCTGCAAACCAATTTGACAACACCCAAAGGAAGCACCTGTTGTCATTGCGTTGCCTGGTAAAGTGCTcccttcctgtttttgttttttgatccAGATCATTATGAGGCATCTTTAATTTCAAAAGGATTAAGTCTGTCAACCAGTTCAAGAAATTTAGTTGGCTAATTATCTTGTCTTTTACCAGTTAAGTTTCAataaacccacattttaccaaaaCTTCAATATAGGAAAAGAAAGTGCAATATAATTTACaattaattaaaaatgaatgATTAAACAGAAGCTACTATTCATtgtttcctgccaacctagcagttcgaaagcacgtcaaagtgcaagtagataaataggtaccgctccagtgggaaggtaaatggcgtttccgtgcactgctctggttctccagaagcggcttagtcatgttgaccacatgacccagaagctgtacgccagctccctcggccaataaagcgagatgagcgccgcaaccccagagtcggccacgactggacctaatggtcaggggtccctttacctttaccattcatTGTTAGCTACAAACATATTATTGATTAATTTCTTTTTCATTCACCGCTGCAGAAAGAGACCAGATCCCAAAGTAGCCTAAGTAAAACAAGCACCTACATTCTTAACTTGCAGCCCAGGTGATGAACTATCACCTTGCCATTGAGACATTAAACTCCTAATTCTAATTTAAAAAATAGATGAAGACTGGGGTCTGACTCTTGAAAATGTTTGGTTACAGCATTAACATACAGTATTATGTCTGCTCAAAAGTttgccccattgagttcaatggaatgtCTTCAAAGGTTATAGATTTGTTTTATATAGTtatataggtataggtatagatTTGCAAcctcaggctgcagtcctgtacctAGAATGAAGTCCCAATGAACTCAGAGGGGCCTACTTCTAAGTAGCCATACTTAGGAATACAACATAGTGGGTACATTTCTGTGTGTGCTTACCTGAGAATTACCTCTGttgctggaggcagtatgcctttgaatttgctgggaatcacaagtggggagagagcactgctgctgcacccaggttctgcttgtgagccagaggcacctggttggctattTGAGAAGAGAATGTTGGAGTAGATGCGGCTTCTTAGGTCTGACCGAGacgggctcttcttacattctgatCATGCAGAGGTTGAGTCAAGAATCTGTGTTATTTTAGCAGTGCGTTTCCATGAGAATGTCTCCCCTTCTCATTTCTCCAGTCGTCGGTGGTTATTTCAATGCCAGCTGCATCCCCGGCATCGGAGTCGCCTCTCCGCAGCTCTGCTCCCTGTGCCAAGGACAGAAATCCTACATCCAGGACAAGAACCACTTCTGTGAGACCAGCGGTGGCGAACCCTTCTCTGGTTCGGATGGGGCCTTCAGGTGGCCTTGCGCTTGTGCTTGAAGTGCAGGCGGGTGGGGCTGGAGCAGGTGCTGCATGGCCTCCTGTGCTAACACCACTTCAATCTGTGTGCAGGTGCTTGAAGAATGGGGTGGCAGATGTTGCTTTCCTGGATCACCTGGCCATCATGAATGCCACAGGTAAACTTCTTGCTCGGAGACTCTCATCTTAACATCTGCCCTGGAGATGTACAGCAGCCCGATGTTAAATTCTCTCACTCCAGCTTCTCTCGATATGCCATTCgttcttttcccctccccttgtTCAGAGTCAGAACAAGAAGAATATGAGTTGCTGTGTCCTGACGGGTCCACAGCTCCCCTGACTGCTTACGCTGCCTGCAATCTGGGCCGAGGGCCAGGACGGGCCATTGTCACGCGCCACAACTTCAAGAAGATCGCCAAGAAGTTTCTCACTGTCATTCAGGTATTTCTTCGCCAACACAAGGAGGGGTACAGCAGGGCTCATGCCCGAGGTCTCATTGACACAGAGAGCTACTGAGAGTCCCCAAAAGActactccattaaaaaaaaaagtgtttgacAGACAACAAAATCTGGCTGTTTTGAGTGTTGAAACTGGGTGCTCTAGTTTTTGTGCTCCTGAAAACAgtgtgccatgctggctggggctgatgggagttgtggtacaaaacatctggagggtgccaggctggTGAAAGCTCTCACCAATTGCATGGCTTGTGGGAGGTGCTAAGCACGTTTTATAGGGTGTTGCAATCATGTCCACACACtctctttcccttgaagatatgtggcctctggtcttttttttggggggggggggtgtctgctgCTGGCTCACTATATTATCAGCTAAATAATAGCTAGAAAAGAGATGCTGAAGTTATACCAGCATTTGGAAGAAAATAGCAAAGAAGTATGGTTGTGGGTGAGTCATGgcagataattttttaaaatccaatacTGGTGTTACTGCTACTTACCAGGATGGCACTGATACGATAAGGAGGGTGTGTGTCTCTATATGggagcaccagcagcagcactggaTTGGCGGCCACAGTCCCACTGGTGCAGCTGCAAGGCCCTGACCTTGCCGAAATCCCATCCCATCCAGAGAGGCGGCAATGATGCTGGTGTTGGGAAGATAGCTTTGCCCCATCATATGTGCCAAtactgcctccagatgttgttgcggTCCACCTCTCATCCGCtgtagccagcatagccagtcaTCCGGAATGATGGGCATTGCAGTCCAACCATACCTGGAGGTTGCCATGTTGGCTGCCCCAGTGGCTTATTTCATCGTCTAGCCACCTCTGCTGGGTAGCCCAAGGCTAGCTGAAACTTGCTCTTGTTCTTAGCACCTCTTTGGAAAGAAGGGAAGAGAGAAGGCCAGATTCGAGCTTTTTGCCTCTGCGCCTTTCAGAGGAAAGAACCTGCTCTTCCACGATGCGACGCACCACTTCCAGCTTGTTGATGAGGAGGCTGAAATCAGCCACGTTCTTGGCCTGGATTATGTTGCTCTGCTGCAGGGCTTGGGCCATGAAGGTGAGAGAGTGCTTCCCTCCCTCATGAAGTCATGGGGAGTCCTGAAAGATCCTATATAGGATCAAAAGAGCCCCGAAGATCCTATATAACACTAGGAGCGTAGCTGGAGGTCAGCCCTTCAGGTATGGGCTCCAGATCGTTTTCTAGGAGTCCCAGGTGTTTCTGGATGCTTAATTGAATTGAGAGGCAGAACTGGGCTGGATGCTGAATTAGGAGTATAAATTAATTCAATGTAGAGATGCTTTGGAGGGCAatgaataagaacataaggagagccctgctggatcaggccaattgagGCACGgatagcccagcatcctgtccttgCAGTGGCCAATCAgctgccccaaagggaagcccaaaagccaaaattgagtgcaacagcagtgctcctccacttgcagttcCCAACCACTGGGCATTATTCAGTGGCACACTGCCTACGAATTTTGGTAATGGAAGGGAAACTGAACTGATTTGGTGTGCAAATTAACTAAAGTATGTATCTGGGATGATCTATATGGGAAACCACCTGGCTCACCTTCTAAAGTTGCTTCTATAATATAAATTAGCATCTgcagattt includes:
- the LOC114586507 gene encoding serotransferrin-2-like isoform X3, with the translated sequence MMRRLHSMFLFCFSNRDQPCLLLNFLHCLPSRFSVSTLFITLPALSVPAGKKFRWCTLSDLEQRKCSELSKVLLAVLPPATVNAFARVSCIRAHNTYDCIDKIRVNKADAVSLDAGDVYSAVKLYGLSVVAKEIYMEGNCVFAVAVARRGTLDIQRLKGSRSCHNGARWTSGWNIPLGFLLVRNDLVWDEDQPLSHIVGGYFNASCIPGIGVASPQLCSLCQGQKSYIQDKNHFCETSGGEPFSGSDGAFRCLKNGVADVAFLDHLAIMNATESEQEEYELLCPDGSTAPLTAYAACNLGRGPGRAIVTRHNFKKIAKKFLTVIQHLFGKKGREKARFELFASAPFRGKNLLFHDATHHFQLVDEEAEISHVLGLDYVALLQGLGHEGSSLANSLVRWCCISNAELRKCEEWALNVRSHPLVCVQANSMANCIELIKNNEADAVTLDATHAYFAGRCALVPVAAECYALPPIYAVALVKKNAKHVNIYNLGKRRSCHSHVYSPGGWLLLAQYTVGAQENGTASCNLSSGYEDYFWKGCMPGGGGNLCKVCIGQKEAEGGRGSSRCAANHNELYYGNLGALRCLFGDPSGRSFGDVAFLEHHNLLQNIQYLDSSGWAKGCSPSDLELLCLDGSRANVTEWKVCNLGLVPPNVVVTRPVTVAKVYDFLVKSQEQSVGLTFQLFQSKAYGESDLLFKDATRHLIPTSHLDYETILGEPFFQLAESVFNCTPAGILDFCKQDTCIYSEHH